In the genome of Deltaproteobacteria bacterium, one region contains:
- a CDS encoding restriction endonuclease subunit R, whose product MRAKDELLAAIDREQALIGRLEREREEAQARVRSLQAQLSTPAEDVDGSVSLPPPSTAGQKVALFRGLFRGRDDVFAKLWVNPRTDRKGYAPACANEWVRGVCEKPRVKCSECPNQAFISVSDQVVLDHLQGRHVIGVYPLLEDDTCWFLAADFDEESWADDVAAFVETSRTLGLSAAVERSRSGNGAHVWFFFAAPVPAATARRMSCYLITETMSRRHQLAMASYDRLFPNQDMLPRGGFGNLIALPLQHEARERGNTVFVDDRLVPHADQWAYLASLSRIAPTTVDAIAREAVARGQVIGLRIASTGEDEDETPWEAPPSRRPRPARIEEPLPSEVRAVLAQRIFVEKARLPSAFLNQIKRVAAFQNPEFYKRQKMRLSTALTPRVVACAEEHSRHVALPRGCVGDLRDLLADHGVGLRLDDQRVLGESLKARFHGHLTEAQEQAAKSLLAHDLGVFVAPPGVGKTVVGIYLAAARGRSTLVLVHRKPLLDQWVAQLSLFLGLPPKGIGQIGGGKRTPTGRLDVAMLQSLVRDGTIDDVVAAYGHVIVDECHHVPAASFERVMGEVKARYVTGLTATPYRRDGHQPIIHMQCGPVRFAIDPKSEKAQRPFEHRLICRETAFRAASLGPGAGIQELYAAIAADGRRNELILNDVIGALEQGRSPILLTERRDHLEYFAARLRGFTRHLVVLQGGVTAKARREAKAQLAAIPSDEERLILATGRYIGEGFDDARLDTLFLAMPVSWKGTLVQYTGRLHRLSPGKTEVRIYDYVDPAVPLLARMFEKRLRGYRTIGYAREETPPTPTQLGAEPTVELDEGVFPTFDGAP is encoded by the coding sequence GTGAGGGCCAAGGACGAGCTCCTCGCGGCGATCGACCGTGAGCAGGCGCTCATCGGCCGGCTGGAACGCGAACGCGAGGAGGCGCAGGCTCGGGTCCGGTCGCTGCAGGCGCAGCTCAGCACACCTGCGGAGGATGTGGACGGCAGCGTATCTCTGCCACCGCCCTCCACGGCCGGGCAGAAGGTCGCCCTGTTCCGCGGCCTCTTCCGCGGGCGCGACGACGTCTTCGCCAAGCTGTGGGTCAACCCCCGCACGGATCGAAAGGGCTACGCGCCCGCCTGCGCGAACGAGTGGGTGCGCGGCGTCTGCGAGAAGCCGCGCGTCAAGTGCAGCGAGTGCCCGAATCAAGCGTTCATCTCCGTGAGCGATCAGGTGGTCCTCGACCATCTCCAGGGTCGTCACGTGATCGGGGTCTATCCGCTCCTCGAGGACGACACATGCTGGTTCCTGGCGGCCGACTTCGACGAGGAGTCGTGGGCTGACGACGTCGCTGCCTTCGTCGAGACCTCTCGAACACTTGGGCTTTCGGCGGCCGTCGAGCGTTCGCGATCGGGGAACGGTGCGCACGTCTGGTTCTTCTTCGCCGCACCCGTGCCCGCCGCAACCGCACGCCGGATGAGTTGCTACCTCATCACCGAGACGATGTCGCGCCGTCACCAGCTCGCGATGGCGTCCTACGACCGGCTCTTCCCCAACCAGGACATGTTGCCCCGCGGAGGGTTCGGCAACCTGATCGCCCTGCCGCTCCAACACGAGGCCCGCGAGCGCGGCAATACCGTCTTCGTCGACGATCGCCTCGTTCCCCACGCAGATCAGTGGGCGTATCTGGCTTCCCTGTCGCGTATCGCGCCGACGACTGTCGACGCGATCGCGCGGGAGGCGGTCGCTCGCGGCCAGGTCATCGGCCTGCGCATTGCCTCCACGGGCGAGGACGAAGATGAAACGCCCTGGGAGGCCCCACCGTCCCGACGGCCGCGCCCGGCCAGGATCGAGGAACCTCTGCCGAGCGAGGTCCGTGCAGTTCTCGCCCAGCGCATCTTCGTCGAGAAGGCGAGGCTCCCGAGCGCCTTCCTGAACCAGATCAAGCGCGTCGCGGCCTTCCAGAACCCGGAGTTCTACAAGCGGCAGAAGATGCGGCTGTCGACGGCGCTCACGCCGCGTGTCGTCGCGTGTGCCGAGGAGCACTCGCGACACGTTGCTCTCCCGCGAGGCTGCGTCGGCGACTTGAGGGACCTGCTCGCCGACCACGGAGTTGGCCTCCGGCTCGACGATCAACGCGTCCTCGGTGAATCGCTGAAGGCGCGTTTCCACGGGCATCTGACCGAAGCCCAGGAGCAGGCAGCGAAGTCCCTGCTTGCGCATGACCTCGGTGTGTTCGTAGCCCCACCCGGCGTGGGGAAGACCGTCGTCGGCATCTACCTCGCTGCGGCCCGTGGTCGGAGCACGCTTGTCCTCGTACATCGCAAGCCGCTGCTCGATCAGTGGGTGGCGCAGCTCTCGCTGTTCCTCGGGCTGCCCCCGAAGGGGATCGGGCAGATCGGCGGCGGGAAGCGGACGCCCACCGGCCGCCTCGACGTGGCCATGCTCCAGAGCCTCGTGCGCGATGGGACCATCGACGACGTCGTCGCAGCCTACGGTCACGTGATCGTCGACGAGTGCCATCACGTGCCCGCGGCTTCCTTCGAGCGCGTCATGGGCGAGGTGAAGGCCCGGTACGTGACCGGCCTCACCGCCACGCCCTATCGGCGCGACGGGCACCAGCCGATCATCCACATGCAGTGCGGTCCCGTCCGGTTCGCCATCGACCCGAAGAGCGAGAAGGCGCAGCGCCCGTTCGAGCATCGCCTGATCTGCCGCGAGACTGCCTTCCGCGCGGCGAGCCTCGGACCAGGAGCCGGGATCCAGGAGCTCTATGCCGCGATCGCCGCCGATGGCCGGCGCAACGAGCTCATCCTCAACGATGTGATTGGCGCCCTCGAGCAAGGCCGATCGCCGATCCTCCTCACGGAGCGGAGAGACCACCTCGAGTACTTCGCGGCGCGCCTGCGAGGCTTCACCCGCCATCTCGTTGTGCTCCAAGGTGGTGTGACCGCCAAGGCACGGCGGGAGGCCAAGGCGCAGCTGGCGGCCATCCCGAGCGACGAGGAGCGCCTCATTCTCGCGACCGGACGCTACATCGGCGAGGGATTCGACGACGCGCGCCTGGACACCCTCTTCCTGGCCATGCCCGTGTCGTGGAAGGGCACGCTCGTCCAGTACACCGGGCGCCTTCACCGGTTGAGCCCGGGGAAGACCGAAGTGCGCATCTACGATTACGTGGATCCGGCAGTTCCGTTGCTCGCCCGCATGTTCGAGAAGCGGCTCCGCGGATACCGGACGATCGGCTATGCAAGGGAGGAGACGCCGCCGACACCTACACAGCTCGGCGCGGAGCCGACGGTCGAGCTCGACGAGGGCGTCTTCCCGACGTTTGACGGTGCCCCGTGA
- a CDS encoding peptidyl-prolyl cis-trans isomerase: MARLLRAPLVHFVALGAALLAVRGRIETGPAPRPSLMIRGADVARLAEAWTEEHGAPPDAAAMRRLVDAAIDEEVLYREALARGFDRQDGAVRERLVRLGSFVGEETARDRAALEREARRLGLERSDLVIRRHLVEMMRLAAGQVSERDLPSEAELAAYLARHAGEFAEPARVRLTHVYFAADARGERAATDALAVLGELTGAGSEAGAQRGDGFVRGSEFTGSRNELARVFGPGFAAAVDRAPERTWVGPLRSVYGAHLVWIHAREPERTPALADVRGRVLHRWLRERAEERCNAALQAMRAAYDVRVEDGAGAGG; encoded by the coding sequence ATGGCGCGTCTCCTCCGCGCGCCGCTCGTGCACTTCGTGGCGCTCGGGGCGGCGCTGCTCGCGGTCCGCGGCCGGATCGAGACCGGGCCGGCGCCGCGTCCGTCGCTCATGATCCGCGGCGCCGACGTCGCCCGGCTCGCGGAGGCGTGGACCGAGGAGCACGGCGCGCCGCCGGACGCCGCGGCGATGCGACGTCTGGTCGACGCAGCGATCGACGAGGAGGTGCTCTACCGCGAGGCGCTCGCGCGGGGCTTCGACCGACAGGACGGGGCCGTCCGCGAGCGTCTCGTCCGGCTTGGGAGCTTCGTCGGCGAGGAGACGGCGCGCGATCGGGCGGCGCTCGAGCGCGAGGCGCGGCGGCTCGGCCTCGAGCGGAGCGATCTCGTGATCCGCCGCCACCTGGTCGAGATGATGCGGCTCGCCGCCGGCCAGGTGAGCGAGCGCGACCTGCCGTCCGAGGCGGAGCTCGCCGCGTACCTCGCACGCCACGCCGGCGAGTTCGCCGAGCCGGCGCGCGTCCGCCTCACTCACGTGTACTTCGCCGCGGATGCGCGCGGCGAGCGCGCCGCCACGGACGCGCTCGCGGTTCTCGGGGAGCTCACCGGCGCCGGAAGCGAGGCAGGCGCGCAGCGTGGCGACGGGTTCGTCCGCGGCAGCGAGTTCACGGGCTCGCGGAACGAGCTGGCGCGGGTCTTCGGCCCGGGCTTCGCCGCGGCGGTCGACCGCGCCCCGGAGCGGACGTGGGTCGGACCGCTTCGCTCGGTCTACGGCGCTCACCTCGTGTGGATCCACGCGCGCGAGCCCGAACGGACGCCCGCGCTCGCCGACGTCCGCGGTCGGGTCCTGCACCGTTGGCTCCGCGAGCGGGCCGAGGAGCGCTGCAACGCGGCCCTGCAGGCGATGCGGGCGGCGTACGACGTGCGCGTCGAGGACGGAGCGGGCGCCGGCGGCTGA